DNA from Acidobacteriota bacterium:
CGCCGACGTTGCCAGCGGCCCCGGGTGAGCCGTCTCCGCCTTCCGGCGGCGCCTCGCGGTTCGGATCGGAGACCTGGTGGCGTTCGGCGCGCCCCTTGGCCGCGTCGACGGCGATCTTCTCGGCCTCTTCCGGCGTCAGGTACAGGTTCTCGCCGTACTCCTCCGGCCGCTGGAGCGGCGTCAGCGTGGCGGCGTCATAGGTGCCGGTCAGATCGGGCTTGCCGTTGGCCGCCCGCTTGATCTCGCCTTCGGCTGCCAGGGCGGGCGTGGCGAGCAACAGCGCGAGGATGGCGGCCATCGCCGCCGAGAACTGGACTCTCATTCTGCGTCCTCCTGTTTCGACTGGAAGCCGAAAGTGTAGCGGAGGATGCGGGATTCAGTCCCCGCTGCCGCCGCCGGTACTCCCGGCCTTCGCGGCCGCCGCGTCAGCCTCGAGGACCCGCGCGCCGCGCAGGGTGTTGCCCATCGCGTAGTTGCCCTCGTGGCAGGCGTACTCGTAAACGAGCTCCGGGCGGTTTCTCCAGATGTACTCGCCGGACCAGGGCGTCTCCCAGGTGGCGGGGTCGTCCATCGTGAACCGGTAGAGGATGTCGCCGTTCGGCTGCAGGGTCAGACGTTCCGTGACGTGAAGCTCTTGCGTCGATCCGCGCAGGAACGTCCTGGGGTGGAAGTTGACCGAGTCGATGACGAGGGTGTCTCCCTCCCACCAGCCAACCGAGTCGCCGAGCCACTTGCGCTCTTCGGGGCTGGGGTGCTCGTCGTTCAGGCGGATGATCCTGGCGTCGTGGTTCATCTCGATCAGGATCATGACGTGGTCTTCGGTCTGCACCACGCGTTTGTAGTTGTTGTAGGCGCTCGGAAGCGTCGGCGTGGCGCCGGTGAAGCCGACGATGCAGCGTTCGGTGATCGGCAGCGACTCGGGGCCGTCGTAGGGGCCGGGGCCGTCGATGTCGAGCCACCAGGCGGAGCCGTCGTTCGGCTTGCGGAGCTTGTCGCGTGCGGCCCTTCTCGCTTGGGCCGCGGGGGTCGTCTCCGGCATGCGGCCGTTCGGTGGGTCGACGATGATCGACGTGCGGAACTTGCCGTCCACCGAGAACGCTTCGGTGCCGATGTCCAGCCAGAAGAAGTTGTAGCCGCCGACGTTGCCGGCGCCGCCGCCTGAGCCGTCGCCGCCGGCCGGCGGAGGCTCGCGGTCCGGGTCGCTGACCTGGTGGCGGTCGGCCCGGCGCTTGGCCGCGTCGGTCTCGATCTTCTCGGCCTCTTCCCTGCTCAGGAACAGGTTGTCACCGTACTTCTCGGGCCGCTGCAGCGGAGTCAGCGTGGCCGCGTCGTAGTTGCCGTGCAGGTCGGGCCGGCCGTTGGGCATGCGCTTGATGTCGTCCTGGGCTCCGGCCACGGGCGCCGTGATCAGCAGCAGGGCGATGGCGGTCAGGGCCGCGAGGATTCTCATTCTCTGTCCTCCAGGGTTCCTCAGTCGCCGCTGCCGGCGCCGGTGCTAGCGGCCTTGGCGGCCAGCGCGTCGGCTTCGAGCACGCGGGCGCCGCGCAGCGTGCCGCCCATCGAGTAGTTCCCTTCGTGGCAGGCGTACTCGTAGACGTCCACGGGGCTGCGCTTCCAGATGTACTCGCCGGACCAGGGGACGTCCCAGGTGGCCGGATCGTCGATCGTGAACCGGTAGAGGATGTTGCCGTCCGGCTGCAGCGTGAGCCGTTCCGTGACGTGGGACTCCTGGGTGGCGCCGCGCAGGACGGCCTTCGGGTGGAAGTTCCGCGAGTCGATGACGAGCGTGTCGCCTTCCCACCAGCCAACCGAGTGGCCGAGCCACTTCCGCTCCTCGGGGCTGGGGTGCTCGGCGTTCAGGCGCACGATCCGGGCGTCATGGACCATCTCGATGAGGATCATGATGTGGTCCTCGGTCTGCACGACGCGCTTGAAGTTGTTGTAGAGGCTCGGGAAGGTCGGCGTGGCGCCGGTGAAGCCGACGATGCATCGCTCCGTGACCGGAAGCGTCTCCGGGCCGTCGTACGGGCCGTGGCCCTCGATGTCGAGCCACCAGGCGGAGCCGTCGTTCGGCCGGCGCAGCCGGCGACGCTCGGCGGACCTCGCCTTGCCGGCCTCGGTCATCTCCGGCATGCGGCCGTTGGGCGGATCGAAGATGATCGAGGTGCGGAACTTGCCGTCGACCGCGAATGCCTCCGTCCCGGTCTCGACCCAGAACCGGTTGTAGCCGCCCACGTTGCCGGCGCCGCCCGAGGTCCCGTCGCCGCCTACTGGCGGGGGCTTGCGGTTCGGATCAGAGACCTGGTGCCGGTCGGCGGCGTACTGGGCCGCATCCGCCTCGATCTTCGCCGCGTCCTCGGGGCTCAGGAAGAGGTTCTCGCCGTACTTCTCGGGCCGCTGAAGCGGCGTCAGGGTGCCGGCGTCGAAGGTGCCGGTCAGGTCGGGTTTGCCGTTGGCGGCGCGCTTGACGTCGCCCTGGGCGGTCAGCGCAGGGGCCGCGATCAGCAGCGCGAGGATGGCGATCAGCGCCGCGGGGACTCGGACTCTCATGTTGGGTCCTCCGGATGAGGGTGGGGTAGGCGGAGTGTAGCGGAGCAGGAGCCTCGCAGTGACTGACGGTCCATCACAGGATGATGCTCACGGCACCGTGCCAGGAGAGGTCTTCCATATCCAGCACCGCGCGCCGGTAGGCGATTCTGAGATCCTCGCCATCTCTCCTCAGGATGTACTCGACGCTGCCGACGTAAGGCGCTCCTTCGCCGCTCCGGAACCGGTAGACCAGAATGTTCGCGGAGACCGACAGTTGTCTGTCGTCGGTTTCTTCAACCCGCACGTTGGAAACAAACCGGCGGGTCCGCGACCGCGGATTCTCGCGGTGGGAATGGCGGCTGTTCAATCGCGCCACCCGAGCGCGTAAGCGCATGATGTCGTCGTCGATGAACACCAGGTCGCGCCCGGGATCCCCTTCCGGCAGATCCGTGGAGGGAACCATGTACCGAGCGTCGTGCGTGAACAGATCGACCCATTCATCCAGCCTCCAGTCATCCAGAAGTGCCGCTTCCCTGAACAGGAACTCCTCCACCATTCCTCGCAGCGCGGGGGTGCTGGTGGCGGTCATCGCGCGCCGGCCCGGTGCCCAGGGTCGTCAGCTTCCGAATCAGCCGTTGCGGCCTGCGATTCCGTGGGCTGCCCGTCCTGTACGTTGGTCGTACTCCGGCCCAGCATGTTCGCGTGCCACTGTCGCCAGAATCCCCGCATCTGGAGTTCATCCGACGTTCCGGGGCTGGACTTCAGCATGCCCCTTGAGATGTCGGACCACTCGTTCTCGGTAGCGCGGAAACCGGTCTGACACGACTCCAGGGCTTCGACGTCATCGGGTGTGGCGAAGCCACCCGGTCCGAGAAAGGTCAGGTAACTGTCGAGTCGGGTGGCCAGCGCCGCACCTGATTCCTCCCTGGGCACGAGATGCCAGGCTGTGACGTCCATTCTGTCCGGTGCGACGGGTTCGATGTAGCGGATGCTGATCGCCACGAAGTCCATGATCAGCAGGTTCGGATAGATGAGGAGATTCCGCGAGGTGTCGGCCATCCGGAATGCGCGTTCCTCTCCGTACTTCCGTACCAGCCGGCGCCGTGCTCGCGCTATCCGCTTCTTTGCCGCTTCGCCGAACACCGGGTGCCAGCGGGCGATGGGACGGCCGTTCCGGGAGATGTTCTCGGACACGCAGTGACCGTTGCCCAAAGCCCGCCCGGCGCCGGGCGGGCGGGCCGCCAGGGTGTCTCCGCTGTCGTCCGTCCCAAGACCAGCCATGTAGTCCACGTAGGTCCGATGGGTAGGGATCAGGTGGTATCCATCGAGGCTGTTCTCGGCCAGCAGCTTCCAGTTGGCCTTGATGGCGTACTTGTTGGAACCGGGAACCACCCGCATCCCTTCCTGGGTCTGGTCGACGACCAGGTCCAGATAGTCCCTGGCTCCCGCCAGGTAGGTGCTGAGTTCTTCGACATGCGGGTTGAAGCTCACAAAGAAAAAGCCCCGGTAGCTGTCGACTCGTGCCGGCTCCTTCAATCCGAATTCGTCTGGGTCGAAGTTGGGACCGTAGGCGTCCCTGCCGGGGACGCCGATCAACTCGCCCTCGGTGTTGAAAGACCAGGCGTGGTAGAAGCACCGCAGGATCTTGGCGTTTCCCGCGTCGCGGCGGCAGATCATGGCACCTCGGTGCGGGCAGGAGTTGAGGAACACGCGTACCTGACCGTCCTTGCCGCGCACAAAGAACAGCGGGCGACCGGCTACCGTGCGGCGACGGTAGTCCCCGGGGCGCTCCACTTCCGATTCGTGTCCCAGGTAGATCCAGCACCGCTCGAAGATCAGTTCCCGCTCCCGCTGGAACAGATCCCGGGAAGCCATGCACGACCGATGGACCCTGAAGACTCCGCGCTTCCGGTCGTCGATGACCAAGTCACGGATGTCCATTGGCTCGGCCGCGTTCTTCATGTTGGTCCTCTGGATGACGGTGGGATGGGCGGAGGGCAGCGGAGTCAGGAGCCTTCGATTCGTCGCCGCGGCAACGGCCGTTCCGGCACGTCCTCCAGGAGACCGCCGTGGCCGAGCGACGTGATGTCGCGGCGCGTCAGCCGGTCGCCGACGAGCAGGCGGGGCAGCACCAGGTCGACGATGTTCCGCTTCGGGCTGCGGGCGCAGCCGGGGGCGCCGAGGACCGGAGTGTCGCCGAGTTCGGCGAGCAGCAGCAGGTTGCCGGGGTCGACCGGGGCGCCGTAGCAGATGACCGAGCCGCCGGCGGTTTCGATGGCGCTCGGAGCGAGGTCGTGGCGGTCCTGGATCGCCGTTTCGCCGGCCAGGATCAGGAGGTCGACGTCCGGGGCGAGTTCGGCCGCCGCGGCCGCGAGCTCCTCGGTCTCCTGCTCCCGGTCGATCGGCACGAAGCGCACGTGGGTGAGTTCGGCAGCGAGGCTGTCGAGCCGCTGTCGGAAGGCCTTCTCGAAGCCGGCGACCAGCCGTTCGCGGCCGGCGGAGCGGCCGGCTGCGACGGTCCCGGAGACGATCAGCCCCGCGGTGCTCGGCGGCAACGGGTCGAGCCGGATCACGGGGCTCGTGGCCACGCTCTCGGCGGCGGCAACCGTCCCCTCGGGCAGGGCGTAGGGGAGGATCTTCGTCGTCCCGACCATCTTGCCCTCCCTCGCGACGCTGTGGTTGGGCAGGGTGGCGAGGGTGACGCCGTCGCAGTCGTTGATGCGGTCGAGAGCCGCACCGTCGACGCGGAGCACGCCGAGGGTCTGCGCGTGCAGATTGACCCGGCCGGTCGTCGGTCCCCGCAGGTCGAGACCCTTTCCGGCAACTGCTTCACTGACCCGGCTGGCGGCGTCGTTCTCGTCGACGTCACCGGGTTCCAGCCGTGCCGCGAAGACCCGGTCGCGGCCGAGTCCGGCCAGCAGCACCAGTTCCTCGTCGCCGAGCGCGCGGCCCTTCCGCAGCACGCGGCGACCGTCGTTGTCGTAGACGTTGTGGCCGAGGATTGCGCCGTGGGCTTCGGTGAGCGGCGTCGCGTCGAACTTCATCGCTGGCGTGAAACTACACCGCGACCACCGAGTACGCCGGCCGTCCCGGCGCGACGATAAACTGCACCGCCCATGGCCTCCGACAACTACGGCCGCATCGACGGCTGGCGCGACGAGTTGACCGAATGGCGGCGTGACTTTCACCGCCATCCGGAACTCGCCTTCGAGGAGGAGCGGACGGCGCAGATCGTGACGGAACGGCTGCGGTCGTTCGGCATCGAAGAGGTCCATCACGGCATCGCAAAGACCGGAGTCGTCGCCACGATCCGTGCCGGCAGCTCGGATCGCGCCGTGGCGCTGCGGGCCGACATGGACGCGCTGCCGATCCATGAGCAGAACCAGTTCGGGCACTGCTCGACCTCGCCCGGAAAGATGCATGCCTGCGGGCACGACGGTCACACCGCGATGCTGCTGGGCGCCGCCCGCTACCTCGCGGAGACCCGGAGCTTCGACGGCACGGTCCAGCTCATCTTCCAGCCGGCGGAAGAGAAGGACGGGGGCGCCGGAGTCATGGTGCGGGAAGGGCTGTTCGAGCGTTTCCCGGCCGACAAGGTCTTCGGCCTGCACAACTTTCCGGGCGTGCCGACGGGCGCCTTCGCGACGAACAGTGGTCCCTTCATGGCCGCGATCGACCAGTTCGAGATCGAGATCCGGGGCCGCGGCACGCATGGCGCGTGGCCGCACAGCGGCATCGACCCGATCGTCGCCGCGTCCCAGGTCGTGCTGGGACTCCAGACGCTGGTGTCCCGCAACGTCGATCCCCGGCGGCGGGCCGTGGTGTCCGTGACGATGAGCCATGCCGGCGAGGCCTTCAACGTGATTCCCGAGACCGCGTACCTCGCCGGCGGCGTGCGTTCCTTCCTGCGCGAAGTGCAGGACACGCTCGAACTGGGGCTGGAGCGGGTCGTCCACGGCGTCTGCGCCGCCCACGGCGCCTCGGCCAAGGTGGACTACGAGCGCTACTACCCGGCGACGGTCAACGCGCCGCGCGAGACGGAGGAGATGACGGCCGCGGCGCGCAGCATGGGCTGGCGGGTCGACACGGAGATGGAGCCGCTGATGGGCTCCGACGACTTCGCGTTCCTGGCCGAGGAGCGGCCGGGCTCGTTCATGATGATCGGCAACGGCGACAGCGAGATGCTGCACACGCCGCGCTACGACTTCAACGACGAGCTGCTGACGATCGGCGCCAAGTACTGGGCGCGGCTGGCCGAGAGTCAACTTTCCTAGCGGCGCGCGGAAACAAAGCCGGCAGCCGGGGCGTATTCCTTGTTGAAGGCGGGCGGCGGCCGGCAGTCAGTTCGGCCCCCCGGGTCAGTTCGGTTCCCGTTCAACGGGTACTCCCTCCAAGAGTGACGAGCATTCCCTCGAAGTACGCCGACCGCCGCCTGCCGTGCCCCACAACGGCCCCACTGACGACTAGCGGATTCCAACCGATGAACATGAGTTCGATTAACCATACGAAGGCTCCCCTGGCGGCGTCTGCGTCTTTCCTTCTTCTTGCCTGCGTCCTGCCGCTCCTGGCGGGTTGCGCCGTGGGCAGCGGCATGGCGGGCGAACCGCCCGCCGCCGGCGATGCGACCCTGGCCGCCGACGATGCGATTCCCGTCGCGGCGCTGCCCCTCTTCCGCGGCCGGATCGAGTCCGTGCTCCGGTTCTCGACCAACCTCGAAGCCGAGAACGTCGTCGACGTGCTGGCCGAGGCCGAGCGGCACGTGACGAACCTCCTCGTCGAGGAGGGCGATACCGTTCGCGCCGGCCAGACCATGCTGCTGCTCGAGGACGAGGCGCAGCGCACGGCGCTCAGGCGGGTCGAGAGCCAGCTCGAACGCTCCCGCCTGGAGTACGAGCGCCAGAGGCGTCTCTTCGAGCAGGACCTGATCAGCGAGCAGGCCTACAACCAGGCGCGCTACGACATGGAGCAGCTCGAGCTCGCGCTCGAGGACGCCGAGCGGGAACTGGGCTACGCGACGGTCCAGGCGCCGATCTCCGGCGTCGTCACCGAGCGGCTCGTCAACGTGGGCGACCACGTCGAGACCCACGCCAGGCTGTTCCAGATCGTCGACTTCGACTCGATCGTCGCCCGGGTGTTCGTGCCCGAGCGGCAGTTGGCGGGCCTGTTCGTCGGCCAGCCGGCTCGCGTGCTGGCCCAGTCGCTCACGGGTTCGCGCGAGGCGGCGATCGAGCGCATCTCGCCCGTGGTCGATCCCCAGAGCGGCACGGTCAAGGTGACGCTCGGCATCCCGGCC
Protein-coding regions in this window:
- a CDS encoding aromatic-ring-hydroxylating dioxygenase subunit beta, coding for MTATSTPALRGMVEEFLFREAALLDDWRLDEWVDLFTHDARYMVPSTDLPEGDPGRDLVFIDDDIMRLRARVARLNSRHSHRENPRSRTRRFVSNVRVEETDDRQLSVSANILVYRFRSGEGAPYVGSVEYILRRDGEDLRIAYRRAVLDMEDLSWHGAVSIIL
- a CDS encoding aromatic ring-hydroxylating dioxygenase subunit alpha produces the protein MKNAAEPMDIRDLVIDDRKRGVFRVHRSCMASRDLFQRERELIFERCWIYLGHESEVERPGDYRRRTVAGRPLFFVRGKDGQVRVFLNSCPHRGAMICRRDAGNAKILRCFYHAWSFNTEGELIGVPGRDAYGPNFDPDEFGLKEPARVDSYRGFFFVSFNPHVEELSTYLAGARDYLDLVVDQTQEGMRVVPGSNKYAIKANWKLLAENSLDGYHLIPTHRTYVDYMAGLGTDDSGDTLAARPPGAGRALGNGHCVSENISRNGRPIARWHPVFGEAAKKRIARARRRLVRKYGEERAFRMADTSRNLLIYPNLLIMDFVAISIRYIEPVAPDRMDVTAWHLVPREESGAALATRLDSYLTFLGPGGFATPDDVEALESCQTGFRATENEWSDISRGMLKSSPGTSDELQMRGFWRQWHANMLGRSTTNVQDGQPTESQAATADSEADDPGHRAGAR
- a CDS encoding molybdopterin-binding protein — translated: MKFDATPLTEAHGAILGHNVYDNDGRRVLRKGRALGDEELVLLAGLGRDRVFAARLEPGDVDENDAASRVSEAVAGKGLDLRGPTTGRVNLHAQTLGVLRVDGAALDRINDCDGVTLATLPNHSVAREGKMVGTTKILPYALPEGTVAAAESVATSPVIRLDPLPPSTAGLIVSGTVAAGRSAGRERLVAGFEKAFRQRLDSLAAELTHVRFVPIDREQETEELAAAAAELAPDVDLLILAGETAIQDRHDLAPSAIETAGGSVICYGAPVDPGNLLLLAELGDTPVLGAPGCARSPKRNIVDLVLPRLLVGDRLTRRDITSLGHGGLLEDVPERPLPRRRIEGS
- a CDS encoding M20 family metallopeptidase, which encodes MASDNYGRIDGWRDELTEWRRDFHRHPELAFEEERTAQIVTERLRSFGIEEVHHGIAKTGVVATIRAGSSDRAVALRADMDALPIHEQNQFGHCSTSPGKMHACGHDGHTAMLLGAARYLAETRSFDGTVQLIFQPAEEKDGGAGVMVREGLFERFPADKVFGLHNFPGVPTGAFATNSGPFMAAIDQFEIEIRGRGTHGAWPHSGIDPIVAASQVVLGLQTLVSRNVDPRRRAVVSVTMSHAGEAFNVIPETAYLAGGVRSFLREVQDTLELGLERVVHGVCAAHGASAKVDYERYYPATVNAPRETEEMTAAARSMGWRVDTEMEPLMGSDDFAFLAEERPGSFMMIGNGDSEMLHTPRYDFNDELLTIGAKYWARLAESQLS
- a CDS encoding efflux RND transporter periplasmic adaptor subunit — protein: MNMSSINHTKAPLAASASFLLLACVLPLLAGCAVGSGMAGEPPAAGDATLAADDAIPVAALPLFRGRIESVLRFSTNLEAENVVDVLAEAERHVTNLLVEEGDTVRAGQTMLLLEDEAQRTALRRVESQLERSRLEYERQRRLFEQDLISEQAYNQARYDMEQLELALEDAERELGYATVQAPISGVVTERLVNVGDHVETHARLFQIVDFDSIVARVFVPERQLAGLFVGQPARVLAQSLTGSREAAIERISPVVDPQSGTVKVTLGIPANQGLLPGMYVEVDLVAAALEDTLLAPKRALVYDQEQVFVFRVAQDDDGPRAERLLVRVLIESEDVVHLEGDLTDGERLIVAGQAGLKDGARIRLLDPTEALGSVADLGAASAPSYQPAS